The genomic DNA TGTTGGCACCGTTCTCCGGGCTGATGAACTTGTTGACGATCTGGCCGTTCTGCTTGAAGCCGGTGATCACGACGGCGTACTCCTCGCCGTCGATGGTCACGCTCTCCGGGGACACCCGAGTGGGCAGGTCGACCTCGTCGTCGGGGGTCGGGCCGTCATTGGGCGTCTCGAAGTGGTGGAAGCGGAAGCTGAATTGGCGGTCGGCGTCGTCCTCCTCGAACCGGATGCGTACCGCGAGATCGACATCGAACTGGTTGTTCGCCCCGCCCTGGATCGGGAAGTTCTGGTGGGTGAAGGTCCCCAGGGTGAATTCCGTGCCGCCGACCTTCACTTCGGTCGTGCCACCGGCGAACCGGTAACCGCTCTTGCCTCCGCCGACGGGAACACCCCAGGTGACGTTGTCGGTGGAGAGACCCGAGAGGTTGGGCGGGGCGGGGCTGACAGCCGTCCAGGTGCCGGACGCCGTGACTGTGGACATGTGCAAGATCTCCCTCTTCGGCCGGGCGCTTCCGGCAGGGGTAACCGCCCTTGCTGCGAAAGCAGTTGATGGA from Streptomyces sp. NBC_00654 includes the following:
- a CDS encoding lamin tail domain-containing protein; the encoded protein is MSTVTASGTWTAVSPAPPNLSGLSTDNVTWGVPVGGGKSGYRFAGGTTEVKVGGTEFTLGTFTHQNFPIQGGANNQFDVDLAVRIRFEEDDADRQFSFRFHHFETPNDGPTPDDEVDLPTRVSPESVTIDGEEYAVVITGFKQNGQIVNKFISPENGANSADIVAVLSRVGRPDVVIADVRSKGQVKRTQADEYVEIVNQGTASADISGWTLFADDPGQNFTFPPATVLQPGQRIRIYTNEVHPEWGGFTYGSGRPLWNDKGDTAHLRDADDTVVSDYSYGAGNP